A single genomic interval of Chitinophaga sp. 180180018-3 harbors:
- a CDS encoding SusC/RagA family TonB-linked outer membrane protein, translating into MKKNLRLMKVCAMTGLALTSILADSAYVKAAGYNWLPASSFRSIFQEREISGIVKDAKGSPLPGVSVQLKGTTKGTQTNTAGEYKLSAKAGDVLIFSSLGFESKEVSVLSSPTLNVTLGENVKGLNELVVTALGVKKAAKSLTYSTQRIGNEELTTAKDANLMNSISGKAAGITINRSTSGVGGSVKVILRGNKSAQSSNQPLYVIDGIPMTNYTTQQPNSTWGGDGTSNFSPGRDGGDGISSLNPDDIESISVLKGASASALYGSQAANGVILITTKKGKAGNAKVEFSSGITLDKIAYSPKFQNSYGASDAGATTSWGKDITNAPNYVNDFFKTGNTWINSINFSGGTDKAQTFFSYANTNANGVMPGNKLQRNNFTFRETAKFLNDKLTLDGNVNIITQSLDNGPVSGLYFNPLTGLYLFPRGGDLLQYKNKYTLFNDVRQLDLQNWPFNEDVQQNPWWIVNKNPSQAKRNRTLGSITAKYDINDWLYVQARGNMDHTADTYDAQMYAGTNGVLAGPNGRYLMSNLTTTQFYGDLIVNVNKNFNNFKLNALVGTSINDTRTKGISADSYNGDLYVANFFTLQNMTPGSLIQTVPENHSQLQAVFGNVNLSYKDLIFLDLSGRNDWSSRLAFTPNGSYFYPSAGLSLMLHQLFNLPEPISYAKLRGSYAVVGNAVPIYVTNPINKLGAVGGTFEFNNQKPFNDLKPEKTKSLEIGTEWRFLQDRLNFDFTYYKTNTTNQYFRIAVPPGTGYAFRFINAGNIQNSGIEILLGYNVIKTRNFKWNTSVNYSHNKNEIIELAPNIDQFVLTQPSSNTYASILAKGGSYGDIYAKSLIRDESGRIIIGADGKPQVTSDNVFAGNPNPKWQGGWSNNLSYKDFNLSFLVDGKFGGKVMSLTQAVMDKYGVSAETGDARKAGGVTINGVKEGTKEPVTKVDAATWYGVLGGRDGVSGEYLYDATVVRLREVSLGYAVPSRALGHGFVKSLRFTLVGRNLWYISKKAPFDPELSMSTGNGLSGVDVFSMPATRSFGFNLNVGF; encoded by the coding sequence ATGAAAAAAAACCTACGCCTTATGAAAGTGTGTGCTATGACGGGTCTGGCCCTCACTTCCATATTAGCAGACAGCGCATATGTGAAGGCAGCGGGCTATAACTGGTTGCCCGCATCTTCATTCCGTAGCATTTTCCAGGAAAGAGAAATCAGCGGTATTGTAAAAGACGCTAAAGGCAGTCCTTTACCAGGTGTATCCGTACAATTAAAAGGAACCACCAAAGGAACGCAAACCAACACCGCCGGAGAATACAAGCTGAGCGCAAAAGCCGGCGATGTACTCATTTTCAGCTCTCTCGGATTTGAAAGCAAAGAAGTATCAGTACTTAGCAGTCCTACCTTAAATGTAACACTGGGCGAGAACGTAAAGGGATTGAATGAACTGGTTGTTACCGCACTCGGTGTTAAAAAAGCTGCCAAATCCCTTACCTATTCCACACAGCGTATAGGCAATGAGGAGCTGACTACCGCCAAAGATGCGAACCTGATGAACTCTATCTCAGGTAAAGCAGCGGGTATCACTATTAACCGCAGTACTTCCGGCGTTGGCGGATCTGTAAAAGTGATCCTTCGCGGTAACAAATCTGCACAAAGCTCCAACCAGCCTTTATATGTTATAGATGGTATTCCGATGACCAACTATACCACTCAGCAGCCCAACAGTACCTGGGGTGGTGACGGTACCAGTAACTTCAGTCCTGGCCGCGATGGTGGCGATGGTATTTCCAGTCTCAACCCTGATGATATAGAAAGCATTTCTGTATTGAAAGGGGCTTCTGCTTCCGCCCTGTATGGTAGCCAGGCAGCAAACGGTGTGATTCTTATCACCACTAAAAAAGGGAAAGCCGGCAATGCCAAAGTGGAATTTTCCAGTGGTATCACCCTGGATAAAATTGCCTATTCTCCTAAATTCCAGAACTCTTATGGCGCGTCAGATGCCGGCGCCACTACCAGCTGGGGTAAGGATATCACCAATGCACCCAATTATGTGAACGACTTTTTCAAAACCGGCAATACATGGATCAACTCCATTAATTTCTCCGGTGGTACTGATAAAGCGCAAACATTTTTCTCCTACGCCAACACCAATGCAAATGGTGTAATGCCCGGCAATAAACTACAGCGTAATAACTTTACCTTCAGAGAAACCGCTAAGTTCCTGAATGATAAACTGACGCTGGATGGTAACGTGAACATCATCACGCAATCGCTGGACAATGGCCCTGTTAGTGGTTTGTACTTCAACCCGCTGACAGGTTTATATCTCTTCCCAAGAGGTGGCGATTTGCTGCAGTATAAAAACAAATATACCCTGTTCAATGACGTACGCCAGCTGGATCTGCAGAACTGGCCTTTCAATGAAGACGTACAACAGAACCCCTGGTGGATCGTTAACAAGAACCCCAGCCAGGCTAAACGTAACCGCACGCTGGGTAGCATTACCGCCAAGTATGATATCAACGACTGGTTATATGTACAGGCAAGGGGCAATATGGATCATACTGCCGATACTTACGATGCACAGATGTATGCAGGAACAAACGGCGTACTGGCTGGTCCGAACGGACGTTACCTCATGAGTAACCTCACCACTACTCAGTTCTACGGCGATTTGATCGTAAACGTAAATAAGAATTTCAATAACTTCAAGCTGAATGCACTGGTAGGTACCAGCATCAACGATACCCGTACCAAAGGTATCAGCGCCGACTCTTATAACGGCGACCTCTATGTAGCTAATTTCTTCACGCTGCAGAATATGACGCCTGGTAGCCTGATTCAGACAGTACCGGAAAACCACTCACAGTTGCAGGCCGTATTCGGAAACGTGAACCTGTCGTACAAGGATTTGATTTTCCTGGACCTCTCCGGCCGGAACGACTGGTCGTCCAGACTGGCATTCACTCCTAACGGCAGCTACTTCTACCCTTCTGCAGGTTTGTCGCTGATGTTGCATCAGCTCTTCAATCTGCCGGAGCCGATCAGCTACGCGAAACTTCGTGGTTCCTATGCAGTAGTAGGTAACGCGGTGCCTATTTATGTAACCAATCCGATAAACAAGCTCGGTGCAGTGGGAGGTACTTTCGAATTCAACAACCAGAAGCCTTTCAATGATCTGAAACCGGAAAAAACAAAATCGCTGGAAATCGGTACAGAATGGCGTTTCCTGCAAGACAGGCTGAACTTCGACTTCACTTATTATAAAACCAACACTACCAATCAGTACTTCCGTATTGCCGTACCACCAGGAACAGGTTATGCCTTCCGTTTCATTAACGCAGGTAATATCCAGAACTCAGGTATTGAAATATTGTTAGGTTACAACGTTATCAAAACGAGGAACTTCAAGTGGAATACTTCTGTGAACTATTCTCATAACAAGAATGAGATCATAGAACTGGCGCCGAACATTGACCAGTTTGTACTCACTCAGCCCAGCTCCAACACATATGCCTCTATCCTCGCCAAGGGTGGTTCTTACGGCGACATCTACGCCAAATCACTGATCCGTGACGAAAGTGGCCGTATTATTATTGGCGCTGACGGAAAACCACAGGTGACTTCCGACAACGTTTTTGCGGGTAATCCTAATCCGAAATGGCAGGGTGGATGGAGCAACAACCTTTCCTACAAAGACTTTAACCTGAGCTTCCTTGTAGACGGAAAATTCGGCGGTAAAGTAATGTCATTAACGCAGGCAGTAATGGATAAATACGGCGTATCTGCAGAAACCGGAGATGCCCGTAAAGCAGGTGGTGTAACAATCAATGGCGTGAAAGAAGGAACTAAAGAGCCGGTTACCAAAGTAGACGCTGCTACCTGGTACGGCGTACTGGGCGGACGTGATGGTGTGAGCGGTGAATATCTCTATGATGCAACAGTAGTGCGTCTGCGCGAGGTATCTCTCGGTTATGCCGTTCCTTCCCGCGCACTCGGCCACGGTTTTGTAAAGAGCCTGCGTTTCACGCTGGTAGGCAGAAACCTCTGGTATATCTCTAAGAAAGCACCGTTCGATCCTGAACTGTCTATGTCAACAGGTAATGGTCTTTCCGGAGTGGATGTATTCAGTATGCCGGCTACCCGCAGCTTTGGCTTTAACCTGAATGTTGGATTTTAA
- a CDS encoding RagB/SusD family nutrient uptake outer membrane protein, with translation MKKIRFKFYTSLTAVALVAGVLGISSCTKNFESYNTDNTGLSEDALKPDFNFIGGFFPQIQSSIYFNFNNTTGDFQLQQNLMGDVYSGYMMPPNNFRGNLNNMTYSLVDGWNAPAFNLAYNNVMAPIGEVKRRGADRLAPEFWAIALILKVEAMHRVTDIYGPIPYSSFGSGGTSSSYDKQSDVYARFFKELDTARNILTTYIAANPGVSRFAKFDMAYGGDYKEWIKLANSLRLRLAVRISKVDQNWARTEGEKALDPTNGGLMETNKDNFTVSGFGLKHPLYTILTAWTDNAMNASMESYLVGYKDPRISRYFDHAVAYPGTYKGIRIGALVKPKPAYSGYSIPAVAETKTIRNNTPIQLMVSSEVYFLRAEAALRGWNNAGGSAQSLYEKGMSLSLGQWDVDAASITNYITDNTSKPIDYVDPQNADNNSPALGKLTIQWNEAGSFQEKLERIITQKWIAMFPEGQEAWSEFRRTGYPRLFPVVNNYSNNTIDTKIQIRRIPFPSTEYTANKAEVEKAIQLLGGLDNGGTRLWWDVPTP, from the coding sequence ATGAAAAAGATCAGATTCAAATTCTATACATCGCTTACCGCTGTGGCCTTAGTGGCTGGCGTGCTGGGTATCAGTTCCTGTACAAAAAATTTCGAGAGTTATAATACAGACAATACCGGATTAAGTGAAGATGCCCTTAAACCGGATTTCAACTTCATCGGTGGCTTCTTTCCACAGATCCAGTCGTCCATTTACTTCAACTTTAATAATACCACCGGCGATTTCCAGTTACAGCAGAACCTTATGGGCGATGTATATTCCGGTTATATGATGCCACCAAATAACTTCCGTGGCAACCTGAATAACATGACTTACAGCCTGGTAGATGGATGGAATGCCCCGGCGTTTAACCTCGCGTATAACAACGTGATGGCGCCTATCGGGGAGGTAAAGCGCAGGGGGGCCGACCGGCTGGCGCCGGAATTCTGGGCCATTGCGCTGATTCTTAAAGTAGAAGCCATGCACCGGGTAACAGATATCTATGGTCCTATCCCATACAGCAGCTTTGGTAGTGGTGGCACCTCTTCTTCTTACGATAAGCAATCCGATGTATACGCACGTTTTTTCAAAGAACTGGATACCGCCAGGAATATACTTACAACGTATATAGCAGCTAATCCGGGTGTTTCACGGTTTGCAAAATTTGATATGGCGTACGGAGGTGATTATAAAGAATGGATCAAGCTGGCGAACTCCCTGCGTCTGCGCCTTGCGGTACGTATTTCAAAAGTAGATCAGAACTGGGCCCGCACAGAAGGGGAAAAAGCATTGGACCCTACGAATGGCGGATTAATGGAAACCAACAAGGATAACTTTACGGTATCCGGCTTTGGGTTGAAACATCCGCTGTACACCATTCTTACTGCATGGACAGACAATGCCATGAATGCGTCGATGGAATCTTATCTGGTGGGTTATAAAGATCCGAGAATCTCCAGGTATTTCGACCACGCCGTTGCTTATCCAGGCACCTACAAAGGTATTCGTATAGGCGCGTTGGTGAAACCCAAGCCTGCTTACTCCGGTTACTCCATACCAGCCGTAGCAGAAACCAAAACAATCCGCAACAATACCCCTATCCAGCTGATGGTATCTTCTGAAGTATACTTCCTCCGTGCTGAAGCAGCGCTGAGAGGTTGGAATAATGCAGGTGGAAGTGCACAGTCGCTGTATGAAAAAGGTATGTCGCTTTCTCTCGGACAGTGGGATGTAGATGCCGCTTCCATCACCAACTACATCACCGACAACACCAGCAAGCCCATTGACTACGTAGATCCTCAGAACGCCGATAATAATTCGCCGGCATTAGGCAAGCTTACTATTCAGTGGAATGAAGCAGGAAGCTTCCAGGAAAAACTGGAACGTATCATTACCCAGAAATGGATTGCTATGTTTCCGGAAGGACAGGAAGCGTGGAGCGAATTTCGCCGTACCGGCTATCCCAGGTTGTTCCCTGTAGTGAATAACTACAGCAACAACACGATTGATACTAAAATACAGATAAGAAGAATTCCGTTCCCATCCACTGAATATACAGCCAACAAAGCTGAAGTGGAGAAAGCTATTCAACTGCTCGGCGGCCTCGATAACGGAGGTACCCGGCTCTGGTGGGACGTTCCCACTCCATGA